The following coding sequences lie in one Candidatus Eremiobacterota bacterium genomic window:
- a CDS encoding VOC family protein, which translates to MARVLGLGGIFFKSERPQELAAWYRDHLGLPIDASNSAQLEGFDGERMAMNVFAVFDRESDYFDPTVAQFMLNFRVDDLDELLAKLKAEGVWVDDRRGDYEYGRFAWIRDLDGNRIELWEPPLKSSEAE; encoded by the coding sequence ATGGCAAGAGTGCTCGGTTTAGGCGGGATTTTCTTTAAATCGGAGCGGCCGCAAGAGCTGGCCGCGTGGTACCGCGACCACCTTGGACTGCCGATCGATGCGAGCAATTCCGCGCAGCTGGAGGGATTCGACGGCGAGCGGATGGCGATGAACGTTTTTGCCGTCTTCGATCGTGAATCCGACTACTTCGATCCAACGGTCGCGCAGTTCATGTTGAACTTCCGCGTCGACGATCTCGACGAGTTACTCGCGAAGCTCAAAGCCGAAGGTGTTTGGGTAGATGACCGTCGCGGCGATTACGAATACGGTCGCTTCGCCTGGATTCGCGACCTCGACGGCAATCGCATCGAGCTTTGGGAGCCGCCGCTCAAATCCAGTGAAGCAGAATGA